The following proteins are co-located in the Syngnathus scovelli strain Florida chromosome 21, RoL_Ssco_1.2, whole genome shotgun sequence genome:
- the slc4a1b gene encoding solute carrier family 4 member 1b (Diego blood group) isoform X1 encodes MDHKEQTYWQETGRWAANEESFDPQSGVWASSPVSYLTFKSLVQLRRSMNTGVVLFDCAEKTLDDIAEKMVAEMLKQKQIRPGDQEGVMKCLLQNRCQQADPESQALTDGADLHRFSVKERKEESDHVEASMVLVGVLDFLEKPAVVFVRLKEAAALDSALEAPEPIRFVLVLIGPANAELDYHETGRAMAALMADKLFNQTASRAKSLRNLTEAVGDFMDCSIVIPPTEIQNEAMLSSIVNFQKKLLKDRVHSSEPVLESKPSQITFSSAPPPEDPLSRTGRPFGGMIRDIRRRYQYYKSDITDALNAQVLAAIIFIYFAALSPAITFGGLLADKVEDMMGVSELLISTSIQGIIFCFVAAQPVLVIGFSGPLLVFEEAFFAFCKSQEIEYIVGRVWVGVWLVIIVVVIVACEGSFLVRFISRFTQEIFSILISIIFIYETFAKLARIFKAHPLILNYDHLNASLENPWHPKVERTVMFDNETGNTTVIARTLMPAYPNTALLSMCLMLGCFFIAYFLRQFKNGTFLPGKLSSSFYPLPQTIIQVLIMVLLLQVRRLLGDFGVPIAIFLMIVVDYSIGDTYTQKLVVPKGLMVSNPAKRGWLINPFGEHSPFPVWMMFACCVPALLVFILIFLESQITTLIVSKPERKMVKGSGFHFDLLILVGMGGISAIFGVPWLSAATVRSVTHANALTVMSKGTKPVIEKVLEQRVSGIVVALLVGLSILMEPILKLIPMAALFGIFLYMGVTSLNGIQLWDRMLLLLIPKKYHPNEPYATKVNTKRMHLFTVIQIVSLALLWIIKSSPASLALPFILILTIPLRMFMTGRLFTELEMKCLDADDAKVTFEEEPGQDVYWETQMPL; translated from the exons ATGGACCACAAGGAGCAGACCTACTGGCAGGAGACGGGGCGATGGGCGGCCAACGAGGAGAGCTTCGATCCCCAGTCCGGCGTGTGGGCGTCCTCGCCCGTCTCGTACCTCACCTTCAAGAGTCTGGTCCAGTTGCGACGTTCCATGAACACTG GTGTGGTGCTTTTTGACTGTGCGGAGAAAACCTTGGATGACATCGCAGAGAAGATGGTCGCTGAGATGCTTAAGCAGAAGCAGATCAGACCAGGAGACCAGGAGGGGGTCATGAAATGCCTCCTCCAGAACCGCTG CCAACAAGCCGATCCAGAGAGTCAAGCCCTGACGGACGGAGCGGACCTCCACAGGTTCTCCGTCAAGGAAAGG AAGGAAGAATCTGACCACGTCGAGGCTTCAATGGTGTTAGTAG GAGTTTTGGACTTCCTGGAAAAGCCAGCCGTCGTCTTTGTGCGTCTGAAAGAGGCGGCGGCGCTCGACTCGGCCTTGGAAGCTCCAGAGCCGATACGCTTCGTCTTGGTCCTGATCGGGCCCGCCAATGCCGAATTGGATTACCATGAAACCGGGCGAGCCATGGCGGCGCTCATGGCCGATAAA TTGTTCAACCAGACGGCGTCTCGGGCGAAAAGCCTCCGAAATCTGACCGAAGCCGTAGGCGACTTCATGGACTGCAGCATCGTCATCCCACCCACCGAGATCCAAAACGAAGCCATGCTCTCCTCCATCGTCAACTTCCAGAAGAAATTGCTGAAGGATAGAGTCCACTCGTCGGAGCCCGTGTTGGAAAGCAAGCCGAGTCAGA TTACATTCTCTTCCGCACCACCGCCCGAAGACCCCCTGTCCCGCACGGGTCGACCGTTCGGCGGGATGATACGAGACATTCGAAGACGATACCAGTATTACAAGAGCGACATTACCGACGCTCTCAACGCTCAGGTCCTTGCTGCCATTATCTTCATCTACTTTGCAGCTCTCTCTCCTGCCATCACTTTTGGGGGCCTCCTAG CGGACAAGGTGGAGGATATGATGGGCGTCTCGGAGCTTCTCATCTCCACAAGCATCCAGGGGATTATCTTCTGTTTCGTTGCCGCCCAGCCTGTTCTTGTCATCGGCTTCTCCGGTCCTTTGTTAGTGTTTGAAGAGGCCTTCTTTGCT TTCTGCAAGTCCCAGGAGATCGAGTACATCGTCGGGCGAGTATGGGTGGGCGTGTGGCTGGTGATCATCGTGGTGGTCATCGTAGCGTGCGAGGGAAGCTTCCTGGTGCGCTTCATCTCCCGCTTCACCCAGGAGATCTTCTCCATCCTCATCTCCATCATCTTCATCTACGAAACCTTCGCCAAGCTCGCCAGG ATCTTCAAGGCTCATCCGCTGATTCTGAATTACGATCATCTGAACGCATCTTTAGAAAACCCCTGGCacccaaaagtggaacggacggTCATGTTCGACAACGAGACAGGCAACACGACCGTCATCGCCCGAACTTTAATGCCAGCCTACCCTAACACAGCCCTGCTCTCCATGTGCCTCATGCTTGGCTGTTTCTTCATCGCATATTTCTTGCGCCAGTTCAAGAACGGAACATTTCTGCCGGGAAAGTTGAGTAGCTCTTTTTACCCTTTACCCCAAACTATTATTCAAGTCCTCATCATGGTGTTGCTCTTACAGGTCAGACGTTTGTTGGGTGATTTTGGTGTGCCCATTGCCATTTTCCTGATGATTGTGGTGGACTACTCCATTGGAGACACCTACACTCAG AAACTGGTGGTCCCTAAAGGTCTGATGGTGTCGAATCCCGCCAAAAGGGGCTGGCTCATCAACCCATTTGGCGAGCACTCACCCTTCCCCGTATGGATGATGTTTGCATGCTGCGTTCCGGCTTTGCTCGtcttcatcctcatcttcttgGAGTCTCAAATCACAAC CTTGATCGTGAGCAAACCCGAGAGGAAGATGGTCAAAGGCTCCGGCTTCCACTTTGACCTTCTGATTTTGGTGGGCATGGGCGGAATCAGCGCCATATTTGGCGTGCCGTGGCTCAGCGCCGCCACCGTGCGCTCTGTCACTCACGCCAACGCCCTCACCGTCATGAGCAAAGGAACCAAACCTGTGATCGAGAAGGTGCTGGAACAGAGGGTCAGCGGCATTGTTGTAGCCCTACTGGTTG gtCTGTCCATTTTAATGGAGCCCATCCTGAAATTGATTCCCATGGCAGCCTTGTTTGGGATCTTCCTCTACATGGGTGTCACCTCACTCAACGGCATCCAGCTGTGGGATCGTATGCTGCTTCTGCTCATCCCCAAAAAATATCATCCCAACGAGCCGTATGCAACCAAA GTGAACACCAAAAGAATGCACTTGTTCACAGTCATCCAGATCGTGTCCCTCGCTCTTCTGTGGATTATTAAATCCAGTCCGGCATCCCTCGCACTCCCATTCATACTCATCCTCACCATTCCCTTACGCATGTTCATGACTGGGCGTCTCTTCACCGAGCTGGAGATGAAATGC TTGGATGCTGATGACGCCAAAGTGACCTTTGAGGAGGAGCCGGGACAAGATGTCTACTGGGAAACTCAGATGCCATTGTAG
- the slc4a1b gene encoding solute carrier family 4 member 1b (Diego blood group) isoform X2, whose amino-acid sequence MDHKEQTYWQETGRWAANEESFDPQSGVWASSPVSYLTFKSLVQLRRSMNTGVVLFDCAEKTLDDIAEKMVAEMLKQKQIRPGDQEGVMKCLLQNRCQQADPESQALTDGADLHRFSVKERKEESDHVEASMVLVGVLDFLEKPAVVFVRLKEAAALDSALEAPEPIRFVLVLIGPANAELDYHETGRAMAALMADKLFNQTASRAKSLRNLTEAVGDFMDCSIVIPPTEIQNEAMLSSIVNFQKKLLKDRVHSSEPVLESKPSQITFSSAPPPEDPLSRTGRPFGGMIRDIRRRYQYYKSDITDALNAQVLAAIIFIYFAALSPAITFGGLLADKVEDMMGVSELLISTSIQGIIFCFVAAQPVLVIGFSGPLLVFEEAFFAFCKSQEIEYIVGRVWVGVWLVIIVVVIVACEGSFLVRFISRFTQEIFSILISIIFIYETFAKLARIFKAHPLILNYDHLNASLENPWHPKVERTVMFDNETGNTTVIARTLMPAYPNTALLSMCLMLGCFFIAYFLRQFKNGTFLPGKVRRLLGDFGVPIAIFLMIVVDYSIGDTYTQKLVVPKGLMVSNPAKRGWLINPFGEHSPFPVWMMFACCVPALLVFILIFLESQITTLIVSKPERKMVKGSGFHFDLLILVGMGGISAIFGVPWLSAATVRSVTHANALTVMSKGTKPVIEKVLEQRVSGIVVALLVGLSILMEPILKLIPMAALFGIFLYMGVTSLNGIQLWDRMLLLLIPKKYHPNEPYATKVNTKRMHLFTVIQIVSLALLWIIKSSPASLALPFILILTIPLRMFMTGRLFTELEMKCLDADDAKVTFEEEPGQDVYWETQMPL is encoded by the exons ATGGACCACAAGGAGCAGACCTACTGGCAGGAGACGGGGCGATGGGCGGCCAACGAGGAGAGCTTCGATCCCCAGTCCGGCGTGTGGGCGTCCTCGCCCGTCTCGTACCTCACCTTCAAGAGTCTGGTCCAGTTGCGACGTTCCATGAACACTG GTGTGGTGCTTTTTGACTGTGCGGAGAAAACCTTGGATGACATCGCAGAGAAGATGGTCGCTGAGATGCTTAAGCAGAAGCAGATCAGACCAGGAGACCAGGAGGGGGTCATGAAATGCCTCCTCCAGAACCGCTG CCAACAAGCCGATCCAGAGAGTCAAGCCCTGACGGACGGAGCGGACCTCCACAGGTTCTCCGTCAAGGAAAGG AAGGAAGAATCTGACCACGTCGAGGCTTCAATGGTGTTAGTAG GAGTTTTGGACTTCCTGGAAAAGCCAGCCGTCGTCTTTGTGCGTCTGAAAGAGGCGGCGGCGCTCGACTCGGCCTTGGAAGCTCCAGAGCCGATACGCTTCGTCTTGGTCCTGATCGGGCCCGCCAATGCCGAATTGGATTACCATGAAACCGGGCGAGCCATGGCGGCGCTCATGGCCGATAAA TTGTTCAACCAGACGGCGTCTCGGGCGAAAAGCCTCCGAAATCTGACCGAAGCCGTAGGCGACTTCATGGACTGCAGCATCGTCATCCCACCCACCGAGATCCAAAACGAAGCCATGCTCTCCTCCATCGTCAACTTCCAGAAGAAATTGCTGAAGGATAGAGTCCACTCGTCGGAGCCCGTGTTGGAAAGCAAGCCGAGTCAGA TTACATTCTCTTCCGCACCACCGCCCGAAGACCCCCTGTCCCGCACGGGTCGACCGTTCGGCGGGATGATACGAGACATTCGAAGACGATACCAGTATTACAAGAGCGACATTACCGACGCTCTCAACGCTCAGGTCCTTGCTGCCATTATCTTCATCTACTTTGCAGCTCTCTCTCCTGCCATCACTTTTGGGGGCCTCCTAG CGGACAAGGTGGAGGATATGATGGGCGTCTCGGAGCTTCTCATCTCCACAAGCATCCAGGGGATTATCTTCTGTTTCGTTGCCGCCCAGCCTGTTCTTGTCATCGGCTTCTCCGGTCCTTTGTTAGTGTTTGAAGAGGCCTTCTTTGCT TTCTGCAAGTCCCAGGAGATCGAGTACATCGTCGGGCGAGTATGGGTGGGCGTGTGGCTGGTGATCATCGTGGTGGTCATCGTAGCGTGCGAGGGAAGCTTCCTGGTGCGCTTCATCTCCCGCTTCACCCAGGAGATCTTCTCCATCCTCATCTCCATCATCTTCATCTACGAAACCTTCGCCAAGCTCGCCAGG ATCTTCAAGGCTCATCCGCTGATTCTGAATTACGATCATCTGAACGCATCTTTAGAAAACCCCTGGCacccaaaagtggaacggacggTCATGTTCGACAACGAGACAGGCAACACGACCGTCATCGCCCGAACTTTAATGCCAGCCTACCCTAACACAGCCCTGCTCTCCATGTGCCTCATGCTTGGCTGTTTCTTCATCGCATATTTCTTGCGCCAGTTCAAGAACGGAACATTTCTGCCGGGAAAG GTCAGACGTTTGTTGGGTGATTTTGGTGTGCCCATTGCCATTTTCCTGATGATTGTGGTGGACTACTCCATTGGAGACACCTACACTCAG AAACTGGTGGTCCCTAAAGGTCTGATGGTGTCGAATCCCGCCAAAAGGGGCTGGCTCATCAACCCATTTGGCGAGCACTCACCCTTCCCCGTATGGATGATGTTTGCATGCTGCGTTCCGGCTTTGCTCGtcttcatcctcatcttcttgGAGTCTCAAATCACAAC CTTGATCGTGAGCAAACCCGAGAGGAAGATGGTCAAAGGCTCCGGCTTCCACTTTGACCTTCTGATTTTGGTGGGCATGGGCGGAATCAGCGCCATATTTGGCGTGCCGTGGCTCAGCGCCGCCACCGTGCGCTCTGTCACTCACGCCAACGCCCTCACCGTCATGAGCAAAGGAACCAAACCTGTGATCGAGAAGGTGCTGGAACAGAGGGTCAGCGGCATTGTTGTAGCCCTACTGGTTG gtCTGTCCATTTTAATGGAGCCCATCCTGAAATTGATTCCCATGGCAGCCTTGTTTGGGATCTTCCTCTACATGGGTGTCACCTCACTCAACGGCATCCAGCTGTGGGATCGTATGCTGCTTCTGCTCATCCCCAAAAAATATCATCCCAACGAGCCGTATGCAACCAAA GTGAACACCAAAAGAATGCACTTGTTCACAGTCATCCAGATCGTGTCCCTCGCTCTTCTGTGGATTATTAAATCCAGTCCGGCATCCCTCGCACTCCCATTCATACTCATCCTCACCATTCCCTTACGCATGTTCATGACTGGGCGTCTCTTCACCGAGCTGGAGATGAAATGC TTGGATGCTGATGACGCCAAAGTGACCTTTGAGGAGGAGCCGGGACAAGATGTCTACTGGGAAACTCAGATGCCATTGTAG
- the spop gene encoding speckle-type POZ protein: protein MSRVPSPPPPAEMSSGPVAESWCYTQIKVVKFSYMWTINNFSFCREEMGEVIKSSTFSSGANDKLKWCLRVNPKGLDEESKDYLSLYLLLVSCPKAEVRAKFKFSILNAKGEETKAMESQRAYRFVQGKDWGFKKFIRRDFLLDEANGLLPDDKLTLFCEVSVVQDSVNISGQNTMNMVKVPDCRLADELGGLWENSRFTDCSLCVAGQEFQAHKAILAARSPVFSAMFEHEMEESKKNRVEINDVEPEVFKEMMCFIYTDKAPNLDKMADDLLAAADKYALERLKVMCEDALCTSLSVENAAEILILADLHSADQLKTQAVDFINYHAAEVMETAGWKSMVESHPHLVAEAYRSLASAQCPFLGPPRKRLKQS, encoded by the exons ATGTCAAGAGTCCCGAGTCCCCCTCCCCCGGCGGAAATGTCCAGCGGGCCTGTGGCTGAGAGCTGGTGCTACACGCAG ATCAAAGTAGTGAAGTTCTCGTACATGTGGACCATCAACAACTTCAGCTTCTGTCGTGAGGAGATGGGTGAGGTCATCAAGAGCTCCACCTTCTCCTCAGGGGCCAATGACAAGCTGAAGTG GTGTTTGCGTGTCAACCCCAAAGGCCTGGACGAGGAGAGTAAAGACTACTTGTCCCTCTACCTGCTGCTGGTCAGCTGTCCAAAGGCCGAGGTCCGAGCCAAGTTCAAGTTCTCCATTCTCAACGCCAAAGGCGAGGAGACCAAAGCCATGG AAAGCCAGCGAGCGTATCGCTTTGTGCAAGGGAAGGATTGGGGATTTAAAAAGTTCATCCGAAGAGACTTCCTCCTCGACGAAGCCAACGGTCTTCTGCCCGATGACAAGCTCACACTTTTTTGTGAG GTGAGCGTGGTGCAGGACTCGGTCAACATCTCGGGCCAGAACACCATGAACATGGTGAAGGTTCCCGACTGCCGACTAGCCGACGAGCTGGGCGGCTTGTGGGAGAACTCCCGCTTCACTGACTGTTCTCTGTGCGTGGCCGGCCAGGAGTTCCAGGCCCACAAAGCCATCCTGGCAG CACGCTCTCCTGTGTTCAGCGCTATGTTTGAACACGAGATGGAAGAGAGCAAAAAG AACCGCGTAGAAATCAACGACGTGGAGCCCGAGGTCTTTAAAGAGATGATGTGCTTCATTTACACTGACAAAGCCCCTAACCTTGACAAGATGGCCGACGACCTGCTCGCTGCAGCTGACAAA TACGCTTTGGAAAGATTGAAGGTCATGTGCGAGGACGCTCTGTGCACCAGTCTGTCGGTGGAGAACGCGGCCGAGATCCTCATCCTGGCCGACCTGCACAGCGCCGACCAGCTCAAAACGCAGGCGGTCGACTTCATCAACTA CCACGCCGCTGAGGTGATGGAGACAGCGGGCTGGAAGTCCATGGTGGAGTCCCATCCTCACCTGGTGGCCGAAGCGTACCGCTCGCTGGCCTCGGCCCAGTGCCCTTTCCTCGGACCGCCGCGCAAACGCCTCAAACAGTCCTAA
- the ngfrb gene encoding nerve growth factor receptor b → MGRTYGTNMILIAILLGQMVAAAEEACLSGQYTTDGKCCKQCPPGEGVVKPCGATQPVCAPCLDSETFSENFSHTERCQPCTKCTGLFRMETPCTDANDATCVCNYGFYLNDLSQRCEPCTKCPVGQGMLLSCESDHDTVCEECGSDTYSDQESSREPCIPCTTCDEGEELLLQACTAVTDTVCQAQYPSVSPTPFTEPTYDDFPIEDPPSDGPTDSSATATTDGDSHEPIYQNLNNKLIPVYCSVLAAVVVGVVAFIIFKRWNSCKQNKQQANNCTSNQNQTPSPEGEKLHSDSGISVDSQSLQEQLGQTQTHTVLTMDEEPCLLLPLHTRDKVEQLLFNGGEGDDGNMEDDWCNLAGLLGYEEDRIAAFRQDQHPVRALLSDWASKDCASVDALCTALRKINRGDIAQSLALSPVGPKPTATSVV, encoded by the exons ATGGGAAGGACTTACGGGACCAATATGATTTTAATAGCTATACTGCTTGGACAG ATGGTTGCCGCAGCCGAGGAAGCGTGCCTGTCGGGTCAGTACACCACCGACGGAAAATGCTGCAAACAGTGTCCGCCCGGCGAGGGTGTCGTCAAGCCGTGCGGAGCCACGCAACCAGTGTGCGCGCCCTGCCTGGACA GCGAAACCTTCTCGGAAAACTTCAGCCACACCGAGCGATGTCAGCCTTGCACGAAATGCACGGGCCTGTTCCGCATGGAGACGCCGTGTACGGACGCTAACGACGCCACCTGCGTGTGCAACTACGGCTTCTACCTGAACGACCTGTCGCAGAGGTGCGAGCCGTGCACCAAGTGCCCCGTGGGCCAGGGCATGCTCCTCAGCTGCGAGTCGGACCACGACACCGTTTGCGAGGAGTGCGGCAGCGACACCTACTCGGACCAGGAGAGCTCGCGGGAGCCCTGCATCCCTTGCACCACCTGCGACGAGGGCGAGGAGCTGCTACTCCAGGCCTGCACGGCTGTCACCGATACCGTCTGTCAAG CGCAGTACCCGTCTGTGTCGCCGACGCCCTTCACCGAGCCCACCTACGACGACTTCCCAATAGAAGACCCCCCGTCGGACGGCCCGACGGACAGCAGCGCCACCGCCACCACTGACGGCGACTCCCACGAGCCCATCTACCAGAATCTGAACAACAAGCTCATCCCCGTCTACTGCTCGGTCTTGGCGGCCGTCGTGGTCGGCGTGGTGGCCTTCATCATCTTCAAGAG GTGGAACAGCTGCAAGCAGAACAAACAGCAGGCCAACAACTGCACGTCCAACCAGAACCAGACCCCGTCGCCCGAGGGCGAGAAACTGCACAGCGACAGCGGCATCTCGGTGGACAGCCAGAGTCTGCAGGAGCAGCTGGGCCAGACCCAAACACACACGG TGCTCACAATGGATGAGGAGCCCTGCCTGCTGCTGCCTCTCCACACCAGAGACAAGGTGGAGCAGCTGCTGTTCAACGGCGGCGAAGGGGACGACGGCAACATGGAGGACGACTGGTGCAATCTGGCGGGCCTCCTGGGCTACGAGGAGGACCGCATCGCCGCCTTCCGCCAGGACCAGCACCCGGTGCGAGCGCTCCTGTCTGATTGGGCCAGCAAGGACTGCGCCAGCGTGGACGCGCTGTGCACGGCGCTGCGCAAGATCAACCGCGGCGACATCGCCCAGAGTTTGGCGCTCAGTCCCGTCGGCCCTAAACCCACCGCCACCTCCGTGGTCTAA